Within Caproicibacterium argilliputei, the genomic segment GGCGGCCCAAATGGCTGCACCGGAGGAGATGCCAACCAAGAGGCCCTCGGTTTTTGCCAGTTCGCGGCCGATTACAAAGGAAGGCTCATTGTCCACAGCAATAATTTCATCGTAAATTTTGGTATCCAGTGTCTTTGGCACGAAGCCTGCGCCGATTCCCTGGATTTTATGCGGACCGGCGTGCCCCTGGCTCAGCACCGGAGAAGTGGCAGGCTCAACGGCGACCACCTTGACGTTGGGGTTCTGCTCTTTCAGGTAAGCACCTGTGCCGGAAAGCGTGCCGCCTGTGCCAACACCGGCAACAAAGAAATCGACCTTACCGTCGGTGTCTTTCCAGATTTCCGGGCCGGTGGTTGCTTTGTGTGCGGCAGGGTTTGCCGGGTTGGTGAACTGACCGGGAATAAAGGAGTTGGGGGTTTCTTTTGCCAGTTCGTCAGCTTTGGCAATGGCACCCTTCATACCGGCGGCACCGTCAGTCAGAACCAACTCCGCGCCGTATGCCTTCAGCAGGTTGCGGCGTTCCACGCTCATGGTTTCCGGCATTGTCAGAACAATGCGGTAACCGCGTGCGGCTGCAACGCTTGCCAGACCAATGCCGGTGTTGCCGCTGGTCGGTTCAATGATAACCGAGCCGGGCTTGAGTTTGCCGGCCTTTTCCGCGTCGTCAATCATGGCGAGTGCAATGCGGTCCTTTACGCTGCCGGCGGGATTAAAATACTCCAGCTTCGCAACGATTTTTGCCTTCAGGTCATGCTTCTTTTCGTAATTGGTCAGCTCCAAAAGCGGGGTGCCGCCAATGAGTTCCGTTAAGCTTTTATGAATGTTTGCCATGATGAGTCCCTCCATTTAGTTAGCTGCTTTAGTTAGCTGCTGTATCTGTATTTATTCATATATGATTGGTATGGTATAGAGTATAAACGCTTTCTTTCAGAATGTCAACTGCTTTTTGCAGAAAATCGTATATAACCTATAAGTTTAGTGTAGTATACAAAAAAGTAAGGCTTCCTCTACATGATTTGCACAAGGCTGCGGTGCTTCTTTTCCTTATAAAGAGAAAAAAGCGGAGCACTTTTCCACGCCAAAAGAGCGGCGCCTGCTGCGCAAAATCCATAAAATCGACAAGAAAGTGTGTAAAGCTAACGACAAACGAACATAAAAGTAAAACACTTTACAGATAAAATATTTTACAAAAAATGGGATATAAATCCGAAAAAGCGCTGAGGAATCGCGAGCTGTTTGAAACTTTATCGTATAAAAGAAAATGATGATTTGTAAAGGCATAAACAAGTACACAGACAAACAGACAGATTTCACGAAAAATCGCAGGTGCTGGCGGGAAAGCGGGAAGTGTGCCCTGCTATTTTGATGGAAAGGTGGAGATATCGGCGCTTTCAGAAGACTCTGTGTGCATCTGCTCCCTTGCTGTGACAGGCAAAAAGGCAGTTCCGCATGGATTTGCGAAACTGCCTTACTACTAAAATCAGAAATTATTGCAGATACGTATTGGTGACGCCGGTGCCAAGCGGAATCGCCTTGGATGTCAGTTTGTTTTGATTCATCCAAGTGTAAAAGCGGTTCCAACGTGCGGTGTCCAGCTGCCCCCAACGTGCGGCATCGTCGGTATATTTTCCGGCAAGCCAGATTAGGCTGCGTTGCACCAGCGACTTTTGATTCTGCAGGGCAGGCACTTTGGAGCAAACCAGACTTGCAGTGTTTTCCGGATGCGCGGCGGCATAAGCATAGCCCATCTTGACTGCCGTTACAAAATCCTTTGCTGCTTGCGGCTGCTTTTTCAGAAAGCTGCTGTTTGCAGCCAGCAACAGTGGGTAATCATCCAGTTCCGGCGAAACATCACGGAAAAACAGGAAGTTGGCGGATATGCCTGCCTGCCGGCTGACCATGCCGTCCCAGCTGTAACTGCCGCAAACCGCGGTTGTTCCGGCTTTCAGTACAGCAGTCAGGCTGGTGCCGGCTTCTGCGGATGCTTTTAGCAGGGCGGCGTTTCCGCCGTCGGCGGTCACCACCGTGGCAAGTTTGGCGGCGGGCAGGGATTTTCCGGCGGTTTGACACAGCACGTTTTCCAACTGTTTCGGCCGTGTGATTTTCAGCGGCGCAGGCAAGAGAATGCCGGCATCGCTGTGCTGCAGCAGGGCGGCAACGGCGGTCAGCGGCTTGTCGCTAGTCAGCGCCTGCGCAAAAGCGGTACTCTGACCTGCCGTTGTAAACTGCACAGTGCCGGCGGCTGCAAGCTGTGCGGCATCCGCAGCGGATGTCGCAGTTTGAAATGTGACATCCAACCCACATTTGGAAAAGTATCCTTCCGCTTCGGCAGTGTAAAGACCGCCGAGCAGCGGAGCGGCGGTGTCCGGGTCAAGCGCAAAAGTTACTTTGACGGCGGATTTTGCCGCAGGCGCTGCGCTGACAGCGGAGGAAACCGCCCGGCTAGGGGCTGCTGACAGCGGAATGACCGACGAAGCGGTTTCTTCCCCGCAGGCAGCCGCGGAAAGACTCATTACCGCCGCCAGCAGAGCTGCGGCGGTACGGTTGCGGTTCATAAGCGTTCCCTCCTGACAGAATTCTGTTTCCACATCACTTGTGGTATTTCTCAACAATGTCCAGTACGGCGTCAATCACATACTGAACCTGTTCTTGCGTCATAGTCGGGTACAGCGGCAGGCTGATAATGCGCGCAAAATGCTTCTCTGTATTCGGGAAGTCGTTCGGCTTGAAACCGTAGCGATTGACGTAATAGCTCATCTGTGTGACAGGGATGAAGTGCACGCTGGTGCCCACGTTGCGCTGATTCAGTTCCACAATAAACTGGTCGCGGTCAATGGTCAGGTTTTCCGGCACAATGCGCAGAACATACAGGTGCCAGCAGTGCGTGGTATAATCCGGTACGAACGGCGGATCCAGTGCGTCACATTTTTGGAAGGCTGCCTGGTAGCAGTCTGCAATCTTCAGACGCTTCTGCTGCATTTCTTCCATGCGCTCCAGCTGGCGCAGGCCAAGCGCTGCCTGAATGTCAAACATATTGTATTTAAAGCCCGGCTCGCAGATGTCGTACCGCCAGGAGCCACCCTTCGCGTAACGGTTCCAGGCGTTGTGGCTCATGCCCTGACCGGCCCAGACGCGGGCTTTGGCGTCAATTTCGTCGCTGTCGGTTGCCAGCATACCGCCTTCGCCGGTGGTCAGATTTTTGGTGGCATAAAAGCTGTAGCAGGCGGCGCCCTGCAGGTTGTGCCCAATCAGCCGGCCTTTGTAACGGCTCCACAGGGCGTGGGCGGCATCTTCGCTGACGTACAGGT encodes:
- a CDS encoding DegT/DnrJ/EryC1/StrS family aminotransferase → MSSFKVRDQFIPYNQPDISDAEINEVVDTLKSGWIAKGPRTMEFEKKFAEYVGAKHALALNSCTAALHVSLLSAGIGEGDEVISSPMTFASTANTILHCGAKPVFADIDYRTGCIDPAAIAKKITPKTKAIVPIHYSGQVCDLDAIYKLADEHDLYVSEDAAHALWSRYKGRLIGHNLQGAACYSFYATKNLTTGEGGMLATDSDEIDAKARVWAGQGMSHNAWNRYAKGGSWRYDICEPGFKYNMFDIQAALGLRQLERMEEMQQKRLKIADCYQAAFQKCDALDPPFVPDYTTHCWHLYVLRIVPENLTIDRDQFIVELNQRNVGTSVHFIPVTQMSYYVNRYGFKPNDFPNTEKHFARIISLPLYPTMTQEQVQYVIDAVLDIVEKYHK
- the cysK gene encoding cysteine synthase A, which gives rise to MANIHKSLTELIGGTPLLELTNYEKKHDLKAKIVAKLEYFNPAGSVKDRIALAMIDDAEKAGKLKPGSVIIEPTSGNTGIGLASVAAARGYRIVLTMPETMSVERRNLLKAYGAELVLTDGAAGMKGAIAKADELAKETPNSFIPGQFTNPANPAAHKATTGPEIWKDTDGKVDFFVAGVGTGGTLSGTGAYLKEQNPNVKVVAVEPATSPVLSQGHAGPHKIQGIGAGFVPKTLDTKIYDEIIAVDNEPSFVIGRELAKTEGLLVGISSGAAIWAATELAKRPENAGKTIVVLLPDTGDRYLSTALFQD
- a CDS encoding ABC transporter substrate-binding protein, with translation MNRNRTAAALLAAVMSLSAAACGEETASSVIPLSAAPSRAVSSAVSAAPAAKSAVKVTFALDPDTAAPLLGGLYTAEAEGYFSKCGLDVTFQTATSAADAAQLAAAGTVQFTTAGQSTAFAQALTSDKPLTAVAALLQHSDAGILLPAPLKITRPKQLENVLCQTAGKSLPAAKLATVVTADGGNAALLKASAEAGTSLTAVLKAGTTAVCGSYSWDGMVSRQAGISANFLFFRDVSPELDDYPLLLAANSSFLKKQPQAAKDFVTAVKMGYAYAAAHPENTASLVCSKVPALQNQKSLVQRSLIWLAGKYTDDAARWGQLDTARWNRFYTWMNQNKLTSKAIPLGTGVTNTYLQ